A genomic region of Mesorhizobium sp. NZP2077 contains the following coding sequences:
- a CDS encoding sterol desaturase family protein: protein MDDLKYGTRNKRGEWAPNEPAGTAPLFTFPPRPLAFLKWLPHYFLPYNLLFALSAVAWWHFVLPDVEVMKTLGWDWILRLFLVNCAALLVFFGVFELRLYMLRSQGNRFKYNGKWPSEQKSKAFFFQNQNLDNMLRTFGTGMPIWTAIEVGILYAYANGYVPWLTFTSHPVYLFGLALAVPIIHETHFFLLHRAIHWPPLYKWVHSVHHNSVNPSPWSSLAMHPVEQFGYLGVALWHLVIPSNPILALYQLHYAGFGAIPGHVGFDKIELGENASVDSHAYIHYLHHKYFEVNYGDGLIPFDRWFGTFHDGSKDGEARMQARYEQKKARANAAN from the coding sequence ATGGACGATCTGAAGTACGGCACACGCAACAAGCGCGGCGAATGGGCTCCGAACGAGCCTGCCGGCACGGCGCCGCTCTTTACCTTCCCGCCGCGACCGCTGGCGTTCCTCAAATGGCTGCCGCACTATTTCCTGCCCTACAATCTCCTCTTCGCGCTCTCGGCGGTGGCCTGGTGGCACTTCGTGCTGCCCGATGTCGAGGTGATGAAGACGCTTGGCTGGGACTGGATCCTGCGGCTGTTCCTCGTCAACTGTGCGGCATTGCTTGTGTTCTTCGGCGTCTTCGAACTCCGACTCTACATGTTGAGAAGCCAAGGCAACCGATTCAAATACAACGGCAAATGGCCGTCGGAGCAGAAGAGCAAGGCGTTCTTCTTCCAGAACCAGAACCTCGACAACATGCTGCGCACCTTCGGCACCGGCATGCCGATCTGGACGGCGATAGAGGTCGGCATTCTCTACGCCTACGCCAATGGCTATGTGCCGTGGCTGACCTTCACTTCGCACCCGGTCTACCTCTTCGGCCTGGCGCTGGCGGTGCCGATCATCCACGAGACGCATTTCTTCCTGCTGCACCGCGCGATCCACTGGCCGCCGCTCTACAAATGGGTGCATTCGGTGCACCACAATTCGGTGAACCCGTCGCCATGGTCGTCGCTGGCGATGCACCCGGTCGAGCAGTTCGGCTACCTCGGCGTGGCGCTCTGGCACCTGGTCATCCCGTCGAACCCGATCCTCGCGCTCTATCAGTTGCACTACGCCGGCTTCGGCGCCATTCCCGGCCATGTCGGCTTCGACAAGATCGAGCTGGGCGAGAATGCGAGCGTCGATAGCCATGCCTACATCCACTACCTCCACCACAAATATTTCGAGGTGAACTACGGCGATGGCCTGATCCCGTTCGATAGGTGGTTCGGCACCTTCCACGACGGCAGCAAGGATGGCGAGGCCCGCATGCAGGCCCGCTATGAGCAGAAGAAGGCGCGCGCCAACGCCGCCAACTAA
- a CDS encoding 3-methyl-2-oxobutanoate hydroxymethyltransferase: MARRLTVHDLQGAKGSKKWLQLHVDTPSEAAAAVACDIVILSCEPDHNLEAIRQAAPFAFLSAGMPHGAVASPDEAVRLGFAMMKRGADAVYSSHSPRFIEAMAAEGIPVTGHVGLVPNRATWTNFRAIGKSAEEAITVLRAAKDLENAGAACIEVEVVPVRLAEHITRSTPLITMGMGCGSACDTQYLFSSDVLGTHSGHYPRHARRYADFVTLETELQEKRIAAFRAFGRDVTDGRYPEAQHQVDMDDAAHDRFLTLSQSL, translated from the coding sequence GTGGCGAGACGGCTGACGGTACACGACCTGCAAGGCGCCAAGGGCAGCAAGAAATGGCTGCAGCTGCATGTCGACACGCCGTCCGAGGCGGCGGCCGCTGTCGCGTGCGACATCGTCATCCTGTCCTGCGAACCCGACCACAATCTCGAAGCCATTCGCCAGGCAGCACCCTTCGCCTTCCTCTCCGCAGGGATGCCGCATGGCGCGGTCGCCTCGCCTGACGAAGCGGTGCGGCTCGGCTTCGCGATGATGAAGCGCGGCGCCGATGCGGTCTATTCATCGCATTCGCCGCGCTTCATCGAGGCCATGGCGGCCGAAGGCATTCCCGTCACCGGCCATGTCGGCCTGGTGCCCAACCGCGCCACCTGGACCAATTTCCGCGCCATCGGCAAATCAGCCGAAGAGGCGATCACGGTGCTGCGCGCCGCCAAGGATTTGGAGAATGCGGGCGCCGCCTGCATCGAGGTCGAGGTGGTGCCGGTCAGGCTTGCCGAGCACATCACGCGCTCGACACCGCTGATCACCATGGGCATGGGCTGTGGCTCGGCCTGCGACACGCAATATCTGTTTTCCTCCGACGTGCTCGGCACCCACAGCGGCCACTATCCCCGCCACGCCAGGCGCTATGCCGATTTTGTCACGTTGGAAACCGAACTGCAGGAGAAGCGCATCGCCGCCTTCCGCGCCTTCGGCCGCGACGTGACCGATGGCCGTTATCCCGAAGCCCAGCACCAGGTGGACATGGACGATGCCGCCCATGACCGCTTCCTCACCCTCTCCCAGTCTTTGTGA